From Amycolatopsis sp. YIM 10, the proteins below share one genomic window:
- a CDS encoding LCP family protein, translating to MTYGGDYGGQEPRQAPRGPRQHQRAQMLPIPGREQPPRREAYQAPREEQHMPPQQTMRAPVPPRGPEAPPRAPMRERPPRRRRWSFGKVLLSLLMVFVVFLAGVWVYLEFSINRIDALGYEDHPPAGSGTNWLVVGSDSRAGLDPEDEARLSTGDTAGQRTDTIMVAHIPDNDTPPTLLSLPRDSQVKIPGHGTNKINAAFSFGGPQLLAKTVEGATGLRIDHYAEIGFGGFANIVDAIGGVEMCLETEMNDSMTGAKLEAGCQELDGAQALSFVRMRYSSATPRSDLDRVANQRKFIGAMVSEMASPGTLLNPFYLFPLLSEAPEALTMDEGDHLHNLVGLAFAMRGISSGGVVTTTVPVTSASAENWDKKKSEQLFDALKNDKPIPDSVIVN from the coding sequence ATGACCTACGGCGGAGACTACGGCGGGCAGGAACCCCGTCAGGCCCCCCGAGGCCCGCGGCAGCACCAGCGCGCGCAGATGCTGCCCATCCCGGGGCGGGAACAGCCGCCGCGGCGCGAGGCGTACCAGGCGCCGCGCGAGGAGCAGCACATGCCGCCGCAGCAGACCATGCGCGCGCCGGTTCCGCCACGCGGGCCGGAGGCCCCGCCGCGCGCGCCGATGCGCGAGCGGCCGCCGCGCCGCCGCCGGTGGAGCTTCGGCAAGGTGCTGCTCAGCCTGCTGATGGTCTTCGTGGTCTTCCTCGCCGGGGTGTGGGTCTACCTGGAGTTCTCCATCAACCGGATCGACGCGCTGGGCTACGAAGACCACCCCCCGGCGGGCTCGGGAACGAACTGGCTGGTCGTCGGCTCGGACTCGCGGGCGGGGCTGGACCCGGAGGACGAGGCGCGCCTGTCCACCGGTGACACCGCCGGGCAGCGCACCGACACCATCATGGTCGCGCACATCCCGGACAACGACACCCCGCCGACGCTGCTGAGCCTGCCGCGCGACTCGCAGGTGAAGATCCCCGGCCACGGCACCAACAAGATCAACGCGGCCTTCTCCTTCGGCGGCCCGCAGCTGCTGGCCAAGACCGTGGAAGGCGCCACCGGCCTGCGCATCGACCACTACGCGGAGATCGGCTTCGGCGGGTTCGCGAACATCGTCGACGCCATCGGCGGGGTCGAGATGTGCCTCGAGACCGAGATGAACGACTCGATGACCGGCGCCAAGCTGGAGGCGGGCTGCCAGGAGCTCGACGGCGCGCAGGCGCTGAGCTTCGTGCGCATGCGCTACAGCAGCGCGACCCCGCGGTCGGACCTGGACCGGGTGGCCAACCAGCGCAAGTTCATCGGCGCGATGGTCTCCGAGATGGCCAGCCCCGGCACCCTGCTCAACCCGTTCTACCTGTTCCCGCTGCTGTCCGAGGCGCCGGAGGCGCTGACCATGGACGAGGGCGACCACCTGCACAACCTGGTCGGGCTCGCGTTCGCGATGCGCGGCATCTCCAGCGGCGGCGTGGTCACCACGACCGTGCCGGTCACCTCGGCCTCGGCGGAGAACTGGGACAAGAAGAAGTCCGAGCAGCTGTTCGACGCGCTGAAGAACGACAAGCCGATCCCGGACAGCGTCATCGTCAACTGA